One Tursiops truncatus isolate mTurTru1 chromosome 3, mTurTru1.mat.Y, whole genome shotgun sequence DNA segment encodes these proteins:
- the CBARP gene encoding voltage-dependent calcium channel beta subunit-associated regulatory protein isoform X8: MAPALPKTGRSSSPTHLCFLKPTRRCSQARAASTGRRVSFNEAALFEQSRKAQDKGRRSSPSTSVTQARPVRLPHPTPRPPPRPALPSSSSALPGDPYNSAVGPADFEISPSASSDSGEGTSLDAGARSAKPGGPGAAAGPGEAGPASGAGPVLQFFTRLRRHASLDGASPYFKVKKWKLEPSQRASSLDTRGSPKRHHFQRQRAASESMEHEEGDAPHVDFIQYIASAGDTVAFPSPRPFLASPASPASPASPPPTLGRLEAAEEVGAAGGASPEFPPECGVSAGPEQQQDSDGERDAEPEQAQTIYRDIWSLRASLELHAATASDHSSSGNDRDSVRSGDSSGSGGAATAFPPPSPPPTPRTADGEAGGPRKLLQMDSGYASIEGRGAGDDGPPSAPEKRSSFTSSGREATVGCSFEGPTPEAPARPGSPRAWPRRAPRRDYSIDEKTDALFHEFLRHDPHFDDAPPAAARHRARAHPHPHTRKQWQQRGRQHSDPGARAAPSAPPAAQPGAPRPARAPLRRGDSVDCPPDVRVGDDPAAPPIPVIEEEPGGGCPGSGLCAGPPGALLDKLAASLDDRLFPPRLAQPVAAAPALAVAAPTSPDHSPV, encoded by the exons ATGGCGCCCGCCCTGCCCAAG aCTGGGCGCAGCTCGAGTCCGACTCATCTCTGTTTCCTTAAGCCCACGCGTAGGTGCTCACAGGCGCGTGCTGC CTCCACCGGCCGCCGGGTGTCCTTCAACGAGGCGGCCCTGTTTGAGCAGAGCCGGAAGGCGCAGGACAAGGGCCGCCG ATCGTCACCATCCACGAGTGTGACTCAGGCGAGGCCAGTGCGActgccacaccccaccccacggCCGCCCCCAAGGCCAGCCTTGCCATCTTCCAG CTCCGCCCTGCCAGGTGACCCCTACAACTCGGCCGTGGGCCCTGCCGACTTCGAGATCAGCCCCTCGGCTTCCAGTGACTCTGGGGAAGGCACCTCG TTGGATGCAGGGGCCAGGAGTGCAAAGCCTGGTGGGCCAGGGGCCgcagcagggcctggggaggCAGGCCCAGCCTCTGGGGCAGGCCCCGTCCTGCAGTTCTTCACCCGCCTGAGGCGCCACGCCAGCCTGGACGGGGCCAGCCCCTACTTCAAAGTCAAGAAATGGAAGCTGGAGCCCAGTCAGCGGGCGTCCAGTCTGGACACGAGAG GCTCCCCCAAGCGACACCACTTCCAGCGGCAGCGGGCAGCCAGCGAGAGCATGGAGCACGAGGAGGGGGACGCCCCCCACGTGGACTTCATCCAGTACATCGCCAGCGCTGGCGACACCGTGGCCTTCCCGAGCCCCCGCCCCTTCCTGGCCAGCCCCGCCAGCCCCGCCAGCCCCGCCAGCCCGCCCCCCACTCTCGGCAG GCTAGAGGCAGCCGAGGAGGTGGGCGCCGCAGGAGGAGCGAGCCCCGAGTTCCCCCCGGAGTGCGGCGTCAGCGCGGGGCCTGAGCAGCAGCAAGACTCAGATGGTGAGCGAGACGCGGAGCCAGAGCAGGCCCAGACCATCTATCGCGACATCTGGAGTCTGCGCGCCTCGCTCGAGCTGCACGCGGCCACCGCCTCAGACCACAGCAGCAGCGGCAACGACCGCGACTCGGTACGCAGCGGCGACAGCTCGGGCTCCGGGGGCGCCGCAACCGCCTTCCCGCCACCCTCGCCGCCGCCCACACCACGGACGGCGGACGGCGAGGCGGGCGGGCCGCGCAAGCTGCTGCAGATGGACAGCGGCTACGCCAGCATCGAGGGCCGCGGCGCGGGCGACGACGGGCCCCCCAGCGCGCCCGAGAAACGCTCCTCCTTCACGAGCTCGGGCCGCGAAGCCACCGTGGGCTGCAGCTTCGAGGGTCCCACGCCCGAGGCGCCCGCCCGGCCTGGCAGCCCGCGCGCCTGGCCTCGCCGCGCCCCGCGCCGCGACTACAGCATCGATGAGAAGACAGACGCGCTGTTCCACGAGTTCCTGCGCCACGACCCGCACTTCGACGACGCCCCTCCCGCCGCAGCGCGCCACCGCGCGCGCGCACACCCGCACCCCCACACGCGCAAGCAGTGGCAGCAGCGCGGCCGGCAGCACAGCGACCCAGGCGCGCGTGCCGCACCCTCCGCCCCACCCGCAGCCCAGCCCggcgccccccgccccgcacgCGCACCCCTGCGCCGCGGAGACAGCGTCGACTGCCCACCCGACGTCCGTGTGGGCGACGACCCGGCCGCGCCTCCCATCCCCGTCATCGAGGAGGAGCCCGGCGGCGGCTGCCCTGGCTCCGGCTTGTGCGCCGGGCCCCCGGGCGCGCTGCTGGATAAGCTGGCGGCCAGCCTCGACGACAGGCTCTTCCCGCCACGCCTGGCCCAGCCTGTCGCCGCGGCCCCTGCGCTGGCCGTGGCCGCGCCCACGTCCCCCGACCACAGCCCGGTCTAA
- the CBARP gene encoding voltage-dependent calcium channel beta subunit-associated regulatory protein isoform X7, with protein sequence MNPEFRGEEPEGQDAETERFLSTSSTGRRVSFNEAALFEQSRKAQDKGRRYTLTEGDFHHLKNARLTHLHLPPLKIVTIHECDSGEASATATPHPTAAPKASLAIFQPPGKALTGRSVGPSSALPGDPYNSAVGPADFEISPSASSDSGEGTSLDAGARSAKPGGPGAAAGPGEAGPASGAGPVLQFFTRLRRHASLDGASPYFKVKKWKLEPSQRASSLDTRGSPKRHHFQRQRAASESMEHEEGDAPHVDFIQYIASAGDTVAFPSPRPFLASPASPASPASPPPTLGRLEAAEEVGAAGGASPEFPPECGVSAGPEQQQDSDGERDAEPEQAQTIYRDIWSLRASLELHAATASDHSSSGNDRDSVRSGDSSGSGGAATAFPPPSPPPTPRTADGEAGGPRKLLQMDSGYASIEGRGAGDDGPPSAPEKRSSFTSSGREATVGCSFEGPTPEAPARPGSPRAWPRRAPRRDYSIDEKTDALFHEFLRHDPHFDDAPPAAARHRARAHPHPHTRKQWQQRGRQHSDPGARAAPSAPPAAQPGAPRPARAPLRRGDSVDCPPDVRVGDDPAAPPIPVIEEEPGGGCPGSGLCAGPPGALLDKLAASLDDRLFPPRLAQPVAAAPALAVAAPTSPDHSPV encoded by the exons ATGA ACCCCGAGTTCAGGGGGGAGGAGCCCGAGGGCCAGGACGCCGAGACCGAGCGCTTCCTGTCCACCAGCTCCACCGGCCGCCGGGTGTCCTTCAACGAGGCGGCCCTGTTTGAGCAGAGCCGGAAGGCGCAGGACAAGGGCCGCCG GTACACCCTGACCGAGGGGGACTTCCACCACCTGAAGAACGCCCGCCTCACCCACCTGCACCTGCCGCCCCTCAAGATCGTCACCATCCACGAGTGTGACTCAGGCGAGGCCAGTGCGActgccacaccccaccccacggCCGCCCCCAAGGCCAGCCTTGCCATCTTCCAG CCCCCGGGGAAGGCCCTCACCGGCCGCTCTGTGGGCCCCAGCTCCGCCCTGCCAGGTGACCCCTACAACTCGGCCGTGGGCCCTGCCGACTTCGAGATCAGCCCCTCGGCTTCCAGTGACTCTGGGGAAGGCACCTCG TTGGATGCAGGGGCCAGGAGTGCAAAGCCTGGTGGGCCAGGGGCCgcagcagggcctggggaggCAGGCCCAGCCTCTGGGGCAGGCCCCGTCCTGCAGTTCTTCACCCGCCTGAGGCGCCACGCCAGCCTGGACGGGGCCAGCCCCTACTTCAAAGTCAAGAAATGGAAGCTGGAGCCCAGTCAGCGGGCGTCCAGTCTGGACACGAGAG GCTCCCCCAAGCGACACCACTTCCAGCGGCAGCGGGCAGCCAGCGAGAGCATGGAGCACGAGGAGGGGGACGCCCCCCACGTGGACTTCATCCAGTACATCGCCAGCGCTGGCGACACCGTGGCCTTCCCGAGCCCCCGCCCCTTCCTGGCCAGCCCCGCCAGCCCCGCCAGCCCCGCCAGCCCGCCCCCCACTCTCGGCAG GCTAGAGGCAGCCGAGGAGGTGGGCGCCGCAGGAGGAGCGAGCCCCGAGTTCCCCCCGGAGTGCGGCGTCAGCGCGGGGCCTGAGCAGCAGCAAGACTCAGATGGTGAGCGAGACGCGGAGCCAGAGCAGGCCCAGACCATCTATCGCGACATCTGGAGTCTGCGCGCCTCGCTCGAGCTGCACGCGGCCACCGCCTCAGACCACAGCAGCAGCGGCAACGACCGCGACTCGGTACGCAGCGGCGACAGCTCGGGCTCCGGGGGCGCCGCAACCGCCTTCCCGCCACCCTCGCCGCCGCCCACACCACGGACGGCGGACGGCGAGGCGGGCGGGCCGCGCAAGCTGCTGCAGATGGACAGCGGCTACGCCAGCATCGAGGGCCGCGGCGCGGGCGACGACGGGCCCCCCAGCGCGCCCGAGAAACGCTCCTCCTTCACGAGCTCGGGCCGCGAAGCCACCGTGGGCTGCAGCTTCGAGGGTCCCACGCCCGAGGCGCCCGCCCGGCCTGGCAGCCCGCGCGCCTGGCCTCGCCGCGCCCCGCGCCGCGACTACAGCATCGATGAGAAGACAGACGCGCTGTTCCACGAGTTCCTGCGCCACGACCCGCACTTCGACGACGCCCCTCCCGCCGCAGCGCGCCACCGCGCGCGCGCACACCCGCACCCCCACACGCGCAAGCAGTGGCAGCAGCGCGGCCGGCAGCACAGCGACCCAGGCGCGCGTGCCGCACCCTCCGCCCCACCCGCAGCCCAGCCCggcgccccccgccccgcacgCGCACCCCTGCGCCGCGGAGACAGCGTCGACTGCCCACCCGACGTCCGTGTGGGCGACGACCCGGCCGCGCCTCCCATCCCCGTCATCGAGGAGGAGCCCGGCGGCGGCTGCCCTGGCTCCGGCTTGTGCGCCGGGCCCCCGGGCGCGCTGCTGGATAAGCTGGCGGCCAGCCTCGACGACAGGCTCTTCCCGCCACGCCTGGCCCAGCCTGTCGCCGCGGCCCCTGCGCTGGCCGTGGCCGCGCCCACGTCCCCCGACCACAGCCCGGTCTAA
- the CBARP gene encoding voltage-dependent calcium channel beta subunit-associated regulatory protein isoform X5, which produces MAPALPKTGRSSSPTHLCFLKPTHPEFRGEEPEGQDAETERFLSTSSTGRRVSFNEAALFEQSRKAQDKGRRYTLTEGDFHHLKNARLTHLHLPPLKIVTIHECDSGEASATATPHPTAAPKASLAIFQPPGKALTGRSVGPSSALPGDPYNSAVGPADFEISPSASSDSGEGTSLDAGARSAKPGGPGAAAGPGEAGPASGAGPVLQFFTRLRRHASLDGASPYFKVKKWKLEPSQRASSLDTRGSPKRHHFQRQRAASESMEHEEGDAPHVDFIQYIASAGDTVAFPSPRPFLASPASPASPASPPPTLGRLEAAEEVGAAGGASPEFPPECGVSAGPEQQQDSDGERDAEPEQAQTIYRDIWSLRASLELHAATASDHSSSGNDRDSVRSGDSSGSGGAATAFPPPSPPPTPRTADGEAGGPRKLLQMDSGYASIEGRGAGDDGPPSAPEKRSSFTSSGREATVGCSFEGPTPEAPARPGSPRAWPRRAPRRDYSIDEKTDALFHEFLRHDPHFDDAPPAAARHRARAHPHPHTRKQWQQRGRQHSDPGARAAPSAPPAAQPGAPRPARAPLRRGDSVDCPPDVRVGDDPAAPPIPVIEEEPGGGCPGSGLCAGPPGALLDKLAASLDDRLFPPRLAQPVAAAPALAVAAPTSPDHSPV; this is translated from the exons ATGGCGCCCGCCCTGCCCAAG aCTGGGCGCAGCTCGAGTCCGACTCATCTCTGTTTCCTTAAGCCCACGC ACCCCGAGTTCAGGGGGGAGGAGCCCGAGGGCCAGGACGCCGAGACCGAGCGCTTCCTGTCCACCAGCTCCACCGGCCGCCGGGTGTCCTTCAACGAGGCGGCCCTGTTTGAGCAGAGCCGGAAGGCGCAGGACAAGGGCCGCCG GTACACCCTGACCGAGGGGGACTTCCACCACCTGAAGAACGCCCGCCTCACCCACCTGCACCTGCCGCCCCTCAAGATCGTCACCATCCACGAGTGTGACTCAGGCGAGGCCAGTGCGActgccacaccccaccccacggCCGCCCCCAAGGCCAGCCTTGCCATCTTCCAG CCCCCGGGGAAGGCCCTCACCGGCCGCTCTGTGGGCCCCAGCTCCGCCCTGCCAGGTGACCCCTACAACTCGGCCGTGGGCCCTGCCGACTTCGAGATCAGCCCCTCGGCTTCCAGTGACTCTGGGGAAGGCACCTCG TTGGATGCAGGGGCCAGGAGTGCAAAGCCTGGTGGGCCAGGGGCCgcagcagggcctggggaggCAGGCCCAGCCTCTGGGGCAGGCCCCGTCCTGCAGTTCTTCACCCGCCTGAGGCGCCACGCCAGCCTGGACGGGGCCAGCCCCTACTTCAAAGTCAAGAAATGGAAGCTGGAGCCCAGTCAGCGGGCGTCCAGTCTGGACACGAGAG GCTCCCCCAAGCGACACCACTTCCAGCGGCAGCGGGCAGCCAGCGAGAGCATGGAGCACGAGGAGGGGGACGCCCCCCACGTGGACTTCATCCAGTACATCGCCAGCGCTGGCGACACCGTGGCCTTCCCGAGCCCCCGCCCCTTCCTGGCCAGCCCCGCCAGCCCCGCCAGCCCCGCCAGCCCGCCCCCCACTCTCGGCAG GCTAGAGGCAGCCGAGGAGGTGGGCGCCGCAGGAGGAGCGAGCCCCGAGTTCCCCCCGGAGTGCGGCGTCAGCGCGGGGCCTGAGCAGCAGCAAGACTCAGATGGTGAGCGAGACGCGGAGCCAGAGCAGGCCCAGACCATCTATCGCGACATCTGGAGTCTGCGCGCCTCGCTCGAGCTGCACGCGGCCACCGCCTCAGACCACAGCAGCAGCGGCAACGACCGCGACTCGGTACGCAGCGGCGACAGCTCGGGCTCCGGGGGCGCCGCAACCGCCTTCCCGCCACCCTCGCCGCCGCCCACACCACGGACGGCGGACGGCGAGGCGGGCGGGCCGCGCAAGCTGCTGCAGATGGACAGCGGCTACGCCAGCATCGAGGGCCGCGGCGCGGGCGACGACGGGCCCCCCAGCGCGCCCGAGAAACGCTCCTCCTTCACGAGCTCGGGCCGCGAAGCCACCGTGGGCTGCAGCTTCGAGGGTCCCACGCCCGAGGCGCCCGCCCGGCCTGGCAGCCCGCGCGCCTGGCCTCGCCGCGCCCCGCGCCGCGACTACAGCATCGATGAGAAGACAGACGCGCTGTTCCACGAGTTCCTGCGCCACGACCCGCACTTCGACGACGCCCCTCCCGCCGCAGCGCGCCACCGCGCGCGCGCACACCCGCACCCCCACACGCGCAAGCAGTGGCAGCAGCGCGGCCGGCAGCACAGCGACCCAGGCGCGCGTGCCGCACCCTCCGCCCCACCCGCAGCCCAGCCCggcgccccccgccccgcacgCGCACCCCTGCGCCGCGGAGACAGCGTCGACTGCCCACCCGACGTCCGTGTGGGCGACGACCCGGCCGCGCCTCCCATCCCCGTCATCGAGGAGGAGCCCGGCGGCGGCTGCCCTGGCTCCGGCTTGTGCGCCGGGCCCCCGGGCGCGCTGCTGGATAAGCTGGCGGCCAGCCTCGACGACAGGCTCTTCCCGCCACGCCTGGCCCAGCCTGTCGCCGCGGCCCCTGCGCTGGCCGTGGCCGCGCCCACGTCCCCCGACCACAGCCCGGTCTAA